One window from the genome of Microbulbifer sp. ALW1 encodes:
- a CDS encoding transposase yields MTQPRSNLIDPSTTPYYHCVSRCVRRAFLCGRDERTGQCFEHRRQWIEDRLLKLSGIFALDVCSYAVMSNHYHVVLFVNQQQADGWDLLEVVSRWHRLCKGSALSQRFYRGEPLDSAELARLSEVAKIWKTRLSDISWFMRYLNEFIARESNREDQCSGRFWEGRFKSQALLDEKVLAACMAYVDLNPIRAKMAETPETSDHTSIKQRILSAKQAQQPTTLLPFVGNPKEPMPTGLPFRLEDYIELVDWSGRCLREDKRGAINEKLPPILDRLQIDPKQWTYLNRNFESRFKSLVGTGHSVRTACEQFGKRWVHGIRECERLLSSPPAIP; encoded by the coding sequence ATGACCCAACCGCGATCAAACCTGATTGATCCAAGTACAACGCCCTACTATCACTGCGTTTCCCGCTGTGTACGCCGCGCTTTTCTTTGCGGGCGTGATGAGCGCACCGGGCAGTGCTTTGAGCACCGTCGACAATGGATAGAAGACCGGCTGCTGAAACTTTCCGGAATATTCGCCCTGGATGTTTGTTCGTATGCCGTCATGAGCAACCATTATCATGTCGTGTTATTCGTGAACCAGCAACAGGCTGACGGTTGGGACCTGCTAGAGGTGGTGTCTCGATGGCATCGGCTGTGCAAAGGCTCTGCCTTATCGCAGCGTTTTTACCGTGGGGAGCCCCTGGATTCTGCCGAACTTGCACGACTGTCTGAGGTAGCCAAAATCTGGAAGACACGGCTGAGTGATATCAGTTGGTTTATGCGCTACTTGAACGAGTTTATTGCACGGGAATCCAATCGCGAAGACCAGTGTAGCGGGCGATTCTGGGAGGGCCGTTTTAAATCCCAAGCATTACTGGACGAAAAGGTCCTGGCAGCCTGTATGGCTTATGTCGACCTTAATCCAATCCGCGCGAAAATGGCCGAAACCCCAGAGACATCGGACCATACCTCAATCAAGCAACGTATCCTCTCTGCAAAACAGGCACAGCAGCCCACCACGCTGCTGCCTTTTGTCGGGAATCCCAAAGAACCCATGCCTACAGGCCTACCGTTTCGGCTAGAGGACTATATTGAATTGGTGGACTGGAGCGGACGCTGCCTACGAGAAGATAAGCGGGGAGCAATCAACGAAAAACTTCCTCCCATTCTCGATCGCCTGCAAATTGATCCAAAGCAATGGACCTATCTGAATAGAAATTTTGAAAGCCGGTTTAAATCCCTGGTAGGCACTGGCCATTCTGTACGCACCGCTTGCGAGCAATTTGGCAAGCGCTGGGTGCACGGAATTCGCGAGTGCGAACGGCTCTTGTCATCACCTCCCGCAATACCTTAA